A section of the Streptomyces sp. NBC_01591 genome encodes:
- a CDS encoding 6-phospho-beta-glucosidase gives MKLTILGGGGFRVPLVYGALLADHAEGRVSAVTLYDTDADRLTAVARVLREQAADAPDAPTVTATTELDEALRGADFVFSAIRVGGLEGRAADERVALDEGVLGQETVGAGGIAYGLRTVPVAVDLAQRIARLAPEAWVINFTNPAGLVTEAMSRYLGDRVIGICDSPVGLGRRIARVLGADPDRARIDYVGLNHLGWVRGLHVDGRDELPRLLADPELLGSFEEGRLFGTNWLRSLGAIPNEYLHYYYFNREAVRAYQDAEQTRGAFLREQQEGFYARMKDPATSALSAWDRTRAEREATYMSENREVAGVGERDESDLESGGYEKVALALMRAVARNERTSLILNVRNRTTLSVLDADAVIEVPCLVDANGAHPVAADPLPYHAVGLVTAVKAVERAVLDAAESGSRAAAVKAFALHPLVDSVTVAGRLVDGYTKVHPQLAYLSSP, from the coding sequence GTGAAGCTGACAATTCTGGGCGGCGGCGGATTCCGGGTTCCACTTGTGTACGGGGCGCTGCTCGCCGATCACGCCGAAGGCCGCGTATCGGCGGTCACCCTCTACGACACCGACGCCGACCGGCTCACCGCCGTGGCCCGGGTGCTCCGCGAACAGGCCGCCGACGCCCCGGACGCCCCCACCGTCACCGCCACCACCGAGCTCGACGAAGCACTGCGTGGCGCCGACTTCGTCTTCTCGGCGATCCGCGTCGGCGGCCTCGAAGGCCGGGCGGCCGACGAACGGGTGGCCCTCGACGAAGGCGTACTCGGCCAGGAGACGGTCGGCGCGGGCGGCATCGCGTACGGGCTGCGCACCGTGCCCGTCGCCGTCGACCTCGCACAGCGCATCGCGCGACTCGCCCCCGAGGCCTGGGTCATCAACTTCACCAACCCGGCCGGCCTGGTCACCGAGGCCATGTCCCGCTACCTGGGCGACCGGGTCATCGGCATCTGCGACTCCCCGGTGGGTCTCGGCCGGCGCATCGCCCGGGTGCTCGGCGCCGACCCCGACCGCGCCCGGATCGACTACGTCGGGCTCAACCATCTGGGCTGGGTCCGGGGACTGCACGTCGACGGCCGGGACGAACTCCCGAGGCTGCTCGCGGACCCGGAACTCCTCGGCTCCTTCGAGGAGGGCAGACTCTTCGGCACCAACTGGCTGCGGTCGCTGGGCGCCATCCCCAACGAGTACCTGCACTACTACTACTTCAACCGGGAGGCCGTCCGCGCCTACCAGGACGCCGAGCAGACTCGCGGCGCCTTCCTCCGCGAGCAGCAGGAAGGCTTCTACGCCCGGATGAAGGACCCCGCCACCTCCGCCCTGTCCGCCTGGGACCGCACCCGCGCCGAGCGCGAAGCCACCTATATGTCGGAGAACAGGGAGGTCGCCGGGGTCGGCGAGCGGGACGAGAGCGATCTGGAGTCCGGCGGCTACGAGAAGGTGGCGCTCGCCCTCATGCGGGCCGTCGCCCGCAACGAACGGACCTCGCTCATCCTCAACGTCCGCAACCGCACCACGCTTTCGGTGCTCGACGCGGACGCCGTCATCGAGGTGCCCTGCCTGGTCGACGCCAACGGCGCCCATCCCGTCGCTGCCGACCCGCTTCCGTACCACGCCGTCGGACTGGTCACCGCGGTCAAGGCCGTCGAGCGCGCGGTACTGGACGCGGCGGAGAGCGGCTCCCGCGCCGCCGCCGTGAAGGCGTTCGCACTGCACCCGCTGGTCGACTCGGTGACCGTGGCCGGACGCCTCGTCGACGGGTACACCAAGGTCCATCCCCAACTCGCCTATCTGAGCAGCCCGTAG